Genomic segment of uncultured Desulfobacter sp.:
CAAAACTGTAATAGCATTCAACAAGGTGCAAATCAAGACTGTTATATAAATTAGTGTAAAATTTTGTATACAACAAAAATTTAACATGTTAAGGGACACTAACAGCCCCATCAGTGCTGATTAAACCCTGGTATTTGGCATATTTTCCAGGTAATCGCAGTGACTAAATCAATATCGTTAATTTAAATTTTTTCTTATGATGCCCATCTCCTGCTTGCTTGGACATAATAAAGAAGGAAGGAAGGTAAAAAAATGAAAATAGTTGTTCTTGATGGATTTACCCTGAACCCGGGAGATCTTAACTGGGATAAATTTTTGGAAATTGGTGATCTGAAGGTGTACGACAGAACATCTCCCGAAGAGATCCGGAAACGGACGGCCGGCGCAGATATAGTGTTGACCAATAAAACCGTACTGACGGCCGAAGACATCGCAGCAATGGACAATGTTAAATATATCGGGGTTTTGGCAACAGGGGTCAATGTCGTCGACCTTGAATATACCAAAAAGAACGGGATTACGGTGACCAACGTTCCCGGATATTCCGGTTCTTCATCGGCCCAGGCGGTTTTTGCCCTGATTCTGGAACTGACAAACAGGGTGGGCCACCACAGCCAGACGGTAACGGATGGAAAATGGTCGGCGTCAAAGGATTTCTGCTATTGGGATTATCCGCTTATGGAATTGGAAGGCATTACATTGGGTATTGTCGGCTATGGCGGCATCGGCAAAGCTGTGGCAAAGATCGCACTGGCTTTTGGAATGAATATTCTGATTTACAACCGCTCGGTCCCCCCTGATCTTCCCGACGGAATCACCTATTCGGATCTGGACAACCTGATCAAATCCAGCGATATCATATCCCTGCACTGCCCGTTGACCCCCCAGACAAAAGGCATGATCAACAAAGAGAGCCTGGCGCAAATGAAAAAGACATCCTATTTGATCAATACCTCCCGGGGACCGCTGATTGTGGAAAACGATCTGGCAGACGCATTAAATCAAGGTATTATTGCCGGGGCTGCCATGGATGTCCTTGACGTAGAACCCCCGGACAAGAGCTGCCCGCTGCTGACGGCTGACAACTGCTACATCACCCCCCACATTGCCTGGGCAACCCTTGCATCCAGGGAGAGGCTGATGTCCATAGCTGTTGAAAACATAAAAAAATATCTGGCAGGAACCCCTCAAAATGTAGTTCCCAGAAAATAACGGCCAGGGGCCATCCTTGGTCTATCTGCACCGAGGCGTTAGCCCGCAACAAAGATAGTAAAAAAAACCAAGTACTTGCTGGAGACTTAATTATAAAAAAGACAAAGGGAGAAACACGACATAAGTCCCGATGCCCAATTTAACCCCCTGGAGATCACCCACAAAGCAAGACCTAAATTCGTTTCCATGATCCTTGGCAGCATCGTGGTAATTTTTGTCTTATTTCTTATTGTTTCCCGGTTTTTTACCACCATACCCGCAGGCCATGTGGGTGTCGGGACCCTGTTTGGTAAAGTGCAGTCCGATATTTATACCGAAGGCATTCACCTGATTAATCCGCTGGTAAAAATCACGCTTTTTGACGCCAGGCAAAAAACCCACAAAGAGGAGATGGGGGTGCCGTCCAGCGACCAGCTCATCACCCGGTTTGACCTCTCCATCCAGTACCGCCTGATTAAAGAGCAGGCACCTGTGATGCTCAAGGAAACCGGTACGCCCAAGGAAAGTCATTGAGGTACATATGATGCCCCTGCTGCGAAGTCTGATGCGCGAAATCGGCAAAAGCGTGCCCCAGGCGGAAAATTTTTATGAACAGGCGGTTCAGCAGC
This window contains:
- a CDS encoding D-2-hydroxyacid dehydrogenase — translated: MKIVVLDGFTLNPGDLNWDKFLEIGDLKVYDRTSPEEIRKRTAGADIVLTNKTVLTAEDIAAMDNVKYIGVLATGVNVVDLEYTKKNGITVTNVPGYSGSSSAQAVFALILELTNRVGHHSQTVTDGKWSASKDFCYWDYPLMELEGITLGIVGYGGIGKAVAKIALAFGMNILIYNRSVPPDLPDGITYSDLDNLIKSSDIISLHCPLTPQTKGMINKESLAQMKKTSYLINTSRGPLIVENDLADALNQGIIAGAAMDVLDVEPPDKSCPLLTADNCYITPHIAWATLASRERLMSIAVENIKKYLAGTPQNVVPRK
- a CDS encoding SPFH domain-containing protein, encoding MVIFVLFLIVSRFFTTIPAGHVGVGTLFGKVQSDIYTEGIHLINPLVKITLFDARQKTHKEEMGVPSSDQLITRFDLSIQYRLIKEQAPVMLKETGTPKESH